From the Lathyrus oleraceus cultivar Zhongwan6 chromosome 4, CAAS_Psat_ZW6_1.0, whole genome shotgun sequence genome, one window contains:
- the LOC127074178 gene encoding 40S ribosomal protein S30, giving the protein MGKVHGSLARAGKVRGQTPKVAKQDKKKKPRGRAHKRMQYNRRFVTAVVGFGKKRGPNSSEK; this is encoded by the exons ATGG GTAAGGTTCATGGATCTTTGGCCCGTGCCGGGAAAGTGAGAGGGCAAACTCCTAAGGTTGCGAAGCAAGACAAGAAGAAGAAGCCACGTGGTCGTGCTCACAAGCGTATGCAATACAATCGCCGATTCGTCACCGCCG TTGTGGGATTCGGTAAGAAGCGTGGACCTAACTCATCTGAGAAGTGA